In Bacillus sp. Cs-700, one genomic interval encodes:
- the rpsP gene encoding 30S ribosomal protein S16 — MAVKIRLKRMGAKRAPYYRVVVADSRAPRDGRFIEEIGTYNPVANPVEVKINEEKALDWMLKGAKPSDTVRNLFSTAGLMEKLHNAKNTK; from the coding sequence ATGGCAGTTAAAATTCGTTTAAAGCGTATGGGTGCTAAAAGAGCTCCTTACTATCGCGTAGTTGTTGCTGATTCACGTGCACCACGTGACGGACGCTTCATCGAGGAAATCGGAACTTACAATCCGGTTGCTAATCCAGTTGAAGTGAAAATCAACGAAGAGAAAGCTCTTGATTGGATGCTTAAAGGCGCTAAGCCTTCTGATACAGTACGTAACCTATTCTCCACTGCAGGACTTATGGAGAAGCTTCACAACGCAAAAAACACAAAGTAA